Proteins encoded within one genomic window of Conchiformibius steedae:
- a CDS encoding helix-turn-helix domain-containing protein, translating into MNTPDLSAISRQIGQSIARRRQQAGLTQEQVAEQLGIGYVAVSRMERGLVMPTVARLYQLAEILGCSSADLLDENSPLADDQARRLYHLFARLHESDRKMLGDILQTLSERLREP; encoded by the coding sequence ATGAACACGCCCGACCTTTCCGCCATCAGCCGCCAAATCGGACAAAGCATTGCCCGCCGTCGCCAACAGGCAGGTTTAACGCAGGAACAAGTTGCCGAACAACTTGGCATCGGCTATGTGGCAGTGTCGCGCATGGAACGCGGTTTGGTAATGCCTACCGTTGCCCGTTTATACCAATTGGCTGAAATATTAGGTTGTTCCAGCGCAGATTTATTGGACGAAAACAGTCCGCTGGCAGACGACCAAGCCCGCCGCTTGTATCATTTATTCGCCCGTTTGCACGAAAGCGACCGTAAAATGTTAGGCGATATTTTGCAAACTTTAAGCGAGCGTTTGCGTGAACCGTAA
- a CDS encoding sulfite exporter TauE/SafE family protein has product MVHETSLITLFILGFLGGTHCVGMCGGLSSAFALQLPPNVGRIRLIVLLNLGRIASYVLIGALMGALSQAGGLLDHTRSIQTVLLLFANVLLLLTGLYLAGLSRAAALVEHIGKPVWQRLNPVLNRLLPIRSATSCVAVGMLWGWLPCGLVYNAALYALGSGSAVQGGAYLLAFGLGTLPNLLAAGIFAAQLRGFLQKRAVRLAAGLMVSAAAVWQLVHIFYRLF; this is encoded by the coding sequence ATGGTGCATGAAACCAGCCTGATTACTTTGTTTATATTGGGCTTTTTGGGCGGAACGCACTGCGTGGGCATGTGTGGCGGATTAAGCAGCGCATTTGCCCTGCAACTGCCGCCCAATGTGGGGCGTATCCGCCTGATTGTGCTGTTAAATCTTGGCAGAATCGCCAGCTATGTGCTGATTGGCGCATTGATGGGCGCATTATCGCAAGCGGGCGGGCTGTTGGACCACACCCGCAGCATACAAACGGTTTTATTGTTGTTTGCCAATGTGTTGCTGCTGCTGACGGGGCTGTATTTGGCGGGTTTGTCCCGCGCCGCCGCGCTGGTGGAACACATCGGCAAACCCGTTTGGCAGCGGCTCAACCCTGTGTTAAACCGTTTACTGCCGATTCGCTCGGCAACAAGTTGTGTGGCGGTGGGGATGCTGTGGGGCTGGCTGCCCTGCGGTTTGGTGTACAACGCGGCTTTATATGCTTTAGGCAGTGGTTCGGCGGTGCAGGGCGGGGCGTATTTGCTGGCGTTTGGGCTGGGCACGCTGCCGAATTTATTGGCAGCGGGGATTTTTGCGGCGCAATTGCGCGGTTTTTTACAAAAACGTGCGGTGCGTTTGGCGGCGGGGCTGATGGTGTCGGCGGCGGCGGTTTGGCAGTTGGTGCATATTTTCTATCGGTTATTTTAA
- the trxB gene encoding thioredoxin-disulfide reductase, translating into MSHHKLIILGSGPAGYTAAVYAARANLQPALITGMAQGGQLMTTTEVDNWPADAEGVQGPELMARFQAHAERFGTEMIFDQIQRVYLQNRPFTLVGDAGEYTCDALIVATGASAKYLGLAGEEQFAGRGVSACATCDGFFYKNQNVAVVGGGNTAVEEALYLANIAAKVTLIHRRDSFRAEKIMVDKLMRRVEEGKIELKLNAEVAEILGDDMGVNALRLKLADGSSEELAVQGLFVAIGHKPNTDIFQGQLDMDETGYLKTRGGSGDNVGATNIEGVWAAGDVKDHTYRQAITSAASGCQAALDAERWLDGQR; encoded by the coding sequence ATGAGCCATCATAAACTGATTATTCTCGGTTCGGGTCCTGCGGGCTACACCGCTGCCGTGTACGCTGCCCGTGCCAATTTGCAACCCGCACTGATTACGGGCATGGCACAAGGCGGACAGCTGATGACCACCACCGAAGTGGATAACTGGCCTGCCGATGCCGAAGGCGTGCAAGGTCCTGAACTGATGGCACGTTTTCAGGCACATGCCGAGCGTTTTGGTACGGAAATGATTTTTGACCAGATTCAGCGCGTGTATTTGCAAAACCGTCCGTTTACGCTGGTGGGCGATGCGGGCGAATACACCTGCGATGCCCTGATTGTTGCCACGGGCGCATCTGCCAAATATTTGGGTTTGGCGGGAGAAGAGCAGTTTGCGGGTCGCGGCGTGTCGGCGTGTGCCACTTGTGATGGATTTTTTTACAAAAACCAAAATGTTGCTGTAGTGGGCGGGGGCAATACAGCGGTGGAAGAAGCCCTGTATCTTGCCAATATCGCCGCCAAAGTTACCCTGATTCACCGCCGCGACAGCTTCCGTGCCGAAAAAATCATGGTGGACAAGCTGATGCGCCGAGTGGAAGAAGGCAAAATTGAGTTGAAACTCAATGCCGAAGTTGCCGAAATTTTGGGCGACGACATGGGCGTAAACGCCTTGCGCCTGAAATTAGCAGACGGCAGCAGCGAAGAATTGGCGGTACAAGGTTTGTTTGTCGCCATCGGACACAAACCAAATACCGATATTTTTCAAGGACAACTGGACATGGACGAAACAGGCTATCTGAAAACACGCGGCGGCAGCGGCGACAATGTGGGCGCAACCAATATTGAAGGCGTGTGGGCGGCGGGCGATGTCAAAGACCACACCTACCGCCAAGCCATTACCAGCGCGGCATCGGGTTGCCAAGCCGCTTTGGATGCCGAACGCTGGCTTGACGGACAACGTTAA
- the htpX gene encoding protease HtpX codes for MKRIALFLLTNLAVLAVITIIFSVFGLGRSTSLGGMLAGAAVIGFTGSIISLLMSKWIAKKSVNAQVIEQPANETEAWLVQTVENQARQWNLKTPEVAIYDSPEMNAFATGASKNNSLVAVSTGLLSGMTRDEVEAVLAHEMAHVGNGDMVTLTLIQGVVNTFVVFFAQLIAQFVSGFLNQNDEGEEGAQGGGLVYFAVNMVLQILFGFLASLITMWFSRQREYRADAGAAKLVGAPKMIAALERLRGNGSDLPPEMEAMGISSAEKDSMWSTHPSLDNRIAALQQL; via the coding sequence GTGAAACGCATTGCTTTATTTTTGCTGACCAACTTGGCCGTTTTAGCGGTTATTACCATTATTTTCAGTGTTTTCGGATTGGGAAGAAGCACATCGCTGGGCGGAATGCTGGCGGGTGCGGCGGTTATCGGTTTTACTGGCTCGATTATTTCGCTGCTGATGTCAAAATGGATTGCCAAAAAATCCGTTAATGCCCAAGTAATTGAACAGCCTGCCAACGAAACCGAAGCATGGCTGGTGCAAACGGTGGAAAACCAAGCGCGTCAATGGAATTTGAAAACCCCCGAAGTGGCGATTTATGATTCGCCCGAAATGAACGCTTTTGCCACAGGCGCGAGTAAAAACAATTCGTTGGTGGCAGTAAGCACAGGTTTGCTGTCGGGCATGACCCGCGATGAAGTGGAAGCGGTGCTGGCGCACGAAATGGCGCACGTCGGCAACGGCGATATGGTGACGCTGACGCTGATTCAGGGCGTGGTCAATACCTTTGTGGTGTTCTTTGCGCAACTGATTGCCCAGTTTGTATCGGGCTTTTTGAATCAAAATGATGAAGGCGAAGAAGGCGCACAAGGCGGCGGTTTGGTGTATTTTGCCGTGAATATGGTGTTGCAGATTTTGTTCGGCTTTTTGGCAAGCCTGATTACCATGTGGTTCAGCCGTCAGCGCGAATACCGTGCTGATGCGGGCGCAGCCAAATTGGTGGGCGCACCGAAAATGATTGCTGCTCTGGAGCGTTTGCGCGGTAACGGCAGCGACTTGCCCCCCGAAATGGAAGCCATGGGCATTTCCAGCGCCGAAAAAGATTCTATGTGGAGCACCCACCCCAGCTTGGATAACCGCATCGCTGCTTTGCAGCAGCTGTAA
- a CDS encoding lysophospholipid acyltransferase family protein codes for MLLMRNLLYWLILSVSAILMFLCVIPAMLFRQGPNKVGRAWARLLLWCLKNIIGLKYEVQGQEHIPSAPAIICAKHQSGWETLALQEIFPLQIYVAKKELFKIPFFGWGLKLAKTIGIDRKAGAKATQQLMQQGLARKNEGFWITIFPEGTRVKAGTRGKYKLGAARMAKLFEMDLVPVAHNSGEYWPRNSFLKYPGTVQVVIGEPVRHSSGDEVALMARCEEWIEAQQEQISGVGPCFDASLKAP; via the coding sequence ATGCTGCTGATGCGTAATTTGCTTTATTGGCTGATTTTGTCGGTAAGCGCGATTTTAATGTTTTTATGTGTGATACCCGCCATGCTGTTTCGGCAAGGTCCGAATAAGGTAGGACGGGCATGGGCGCGGCTGCTGCTGTGGTGTTTGAAAAACATTATCGGGCTGAAATATGAAGTACAAGGACAGGAACATATTCCGTCTGCGCCCGCCATCATTTGCGCCAAACACCAAAGCGGTTGGGAAACTTTAGCATTACAGGAAATTTTTCCGCTGCAAATTTATGTTGCCAAAAAAGAATTGTTTAAAATTCCGTTTTTCGGCTGGGGCTTAAAGTTGGCAAAAACCATTGGCATTGACCGCAAAGCGGGGGCAAAAGCCACCCAGCAACTGATGCAGCAGGGTTTGGCACGCAAAAACGAAGGCTTTTGGATTACCATTTTTCCCGAAGGCACACGGGTAAAAGCAGGCACGCGCGGCAAATACAAATTGGGCGCGGCGCGTATGGCAAAATTATTTGAAATGGATTTGGTGCCTGTGGCGCACAACAGCGGCGAATATTGGCCACGCAATTCGTTTCTAAAATACCCTGGAACGGTGCAAGTGGTGATTGGCGAACCCGTGCGCCACAGCAGCGGCGATGAAGTGGCATTGATGGCACGTTGCGAAGAATGGATTGAGGCGCAGCAGGAACAAATTAGCGGTGTGGGTCCCTGTTTTGACGCTTCCTTAAAAGCACCATAG
- the murA gene encoding UDP-N-acetylglucosamine 1-carboxyvinyltransferase has protein sequence MEKLKITGNGALYGDITVSGAKNAALPLMCAGLLTADTLRLHNVPMLADVKTTHKLLEGMGATVTTDGISSFDINGGTINNTCAPYELVRTMRASILVLGPTLARFGEAQVSLPGGCAIGARPVEQHLKGLEALGATITQEHGYVKATGKLKGARVVMDMVTVGGTENLLMAATLAEGTTILENCAVEPEVVDLAECLVKMGAKIQGIGTSTMTIEGVSELHGCEHSVVPDRIEAGTFLCAVAMTGGKVTLHHAAPHTMEAVLDKLREAGANLHTEADRITIEMTRRPKAVNLRTVPHPGFPTDMQAQFVALNAVAAGSSKVVETIFENRFMHVPELSRMGADISAEGNTAVINGVEKLSGATVMATDLRASASLIIAGLVAEGETIVEQIYHLDRGYEHIEKKLGGVGAKIERISE, from the coding sequence ATGGAAAAACTGAAAATTACCGGCAACGGCGCATTGTATGGCGATATTACCGTGTCGGGCGCAAAAAACGCTGCCCTGCCACTGATGTGCGCGGGCTTGCTGACCGCCGACACCCTGCGTCTGCACAATGTGCCAATGCTTGCCGATGTCAAAACCACCCACAAGCTGCTGGAAGGCATGGGCGCAACCGTTACCACAGACGGCATCAGCAGCTTTGATATCAACGGTGGCACCATCAACAATACCTGCGCCCCTTACGAATTGGTACGCACCATGCGTGCCTCTATTTTGGTATTGGGTCCTACTTTGGCGCGTTTTGGCGAAGCACAAGTGAGTTTACCGGGCGGTTGTGCGATTGGCGCACGCCCTGTTGAGCAGCATTTGAAGGGCTTGGAAGCCTTGGGCGCAACCATTACGCAGGAACACGGTTATGTTAAAGCCACAGGCAAGCTGAAAGGGGCGCGGGTGGTGATGGACATGGTTACTGTGGGCGGTACGGAAAACCTGTTGATGGCAGCGACTTTGGCGGAAGGCACAACCATTTTGGAAAACTGCGCGGTAGAGCCTGAAGTGGTTGACTTGGCGGAATGTTTGGTGAAAATGGGCGCAAAAATCCAAGGCATCGGCACGTCCACCATGACCATTGAAGGCGTGAGCGAGCTGCACGGCTGCGAACACAGCGTTGTTCCCGACCGTATTGAAGCGGGGACGTTTTTGTGCGCGGTGGCGATGACAGGCGGAAAAGTGACCCTACACCACGCCGCGCCGCACACCATGGAAGCCGTTTTGGACAAGCTGCGCGAAGCAGGTGCCAATCTGCACACCGAAGCCGACCGCATCACCATTGAAATGACGCGCCGTCCCAAAGCCGTTAATCTGCGTACCGTTCCGCACCCCGGCTTTCCCACCGATATGCAGGCGCAGTTTGTCGCGCTGAACGCCGTGGCAGCAGGCAGCAGCAAAGTGGTGGAAACCATTTTTGAAAACCGCTTTATGCACGTTCCCGAACTGAGCCGCATGGGCGCAGATATTTCCGCTGAAGGCAATACTGCCGTGATTAACGGCGTGGAAAAACTGTCGGGCGCAACCGTGATGGCAACCGATTTACGCGCTTCTGCCAGCCTGATTATCGCGGGCTTGGTGGCGGAAGGCGAAACCATTGTGGAACAAATTTACCATTTGGACCGCGGCTACGAACACATCGAGAAAAAACTCGGCGGCGTGGGCGCGAAAATTGAACGCATCAGCGAATAA
- a CDS encoding FKBP-type peptidyl-prolyl cis-trans isomerase — MMSLIIEDLSLGDGAEAVKGKDITVHYTGWLTDGTKFDSSLDRRQPLTITLGVGQVIKGWDEGFAGMKVGGKRKLTIPPEMGYGARGAGGVIPPNATLVFEVELLKVAD, encoded by the coding sequence ATTATGAGTTTGATTATTGAAGATTTAAGCCTTGGCGACGGCGCGGAAGCCGTAAAAGGCAAAGACATTACCGTGCATTACACGGGCTGGCTGACAGACGGCACAAAATTTGATTCCAGTCTTGACCGCCGCCAACCGCTCACCATTACTTTGGGCGTGGGACAAGTGATTAAGGGCTGGGACGAAGGCTTTGCGGGCATGAAAGTGGGCGGTAAACGCAAGCTGACCATTCCCCCCGAAATGGGCTACGGCGCACGCGGCGCAGGTGGGGTGATTCCTCCCAATGCCACTTTGGTGTTTGAAGTGGAACTGTTAAAAGTAGCCGACTAA
- the trpC gene encoding indole-3-glycerol phosphate synthase TrpC — protein MSDILQKILATKAAEVAAAKTLIAPDVLRRQAETAPPPRDFIGALRAKHAVGNAALIAEIKKASPSKGLIRENFNPEQHARDYEAGGATCLSVLTDTPYFQGAPEYLQQARAAVALPVLRKDFIIDEYQLFQARAWGADAVLLIAAALDTPTLRRLEQQAHDLGMAVLLELHDEAEAERCAVLNTPLRGVNNRNLRTFEVDLQQTIKLLPYLQGQVVVTESGIATPDDVAMMQSYGVQTFLVGETLMRQPDVKAAVRNLFGN, from the coding sequence ATGTCTGATATTTTACAAAAAATTCTTGCCACCAAAGCCGCAGAAGTGGCGGCTGCCAAAACCCTGATTGCCCCCGATGTGCTGCGCCGCCAAGCCGAAACCGCGCCGCCGCCACGCGATTTTATCGGTGCTTTACGCGCCAAACACGCAGTAGGCAATGCCGCGCTGATTGCCGAAATCAAAAAAGCCAGCCCATCTAAAGGATTGATTCGGGAAAACTTTAATCCTGAACAGCACGCCCGCGATTATGAAGCTGGCGGCGCAACCTGTTTGTCGGTACTGACCGATACGCCGTATTTTCAAGGTGCGCCCGAATATTTGCAGCAGGCGCGGGCAGCGGTTGCCTTACCAGTGCTGCGCAAAGATTTTATCATTGACGAATATCAGCTTTTTCAGGCGCGGGCATGGGGCGCGGATGCCGTGTTGCTGATTGCTGCTGCTTTAGACACGCCCACGCTGCGCCGTTTGGAACAGCAGGCGCACGATTTGGGCATGGCGGTGCTGTTGGAATTGCACGATGAAGCCGAAGCCGAGCGTTGCGCGGTGCTGAACACGCCCTTGCGTGGGGTGAATAACCGCAATTTGCGTACTTTTGAAGTGGATTTGCAGCAAACCATTAAGCTGCTGCCCTATTTGCAGGGGCAAGTGGTGGTGACGGAAAGCGGTATTGCCACGCCCGATGATGTGGCGATGATGCAAAGTTACGGTGTGCAAACCTTTTTGGTGGGCGAAACCCTGATGCGCCAGCCTGATGTCAAGGCGGCGGTACGGAATTTGTTTGGCAACTAA